A genomic window from Fibrobacterota bacterium includes:
- a CDS encoding serine hydroxymethyltransferase, whose product MNKTIEPQLQTLLGLEERRQQDRIRLIASENYASQAVRLACSSVLMNKYSEGYPGKRFYEGQQVVDQVEKLAIARAKALFGADHANVQPYSGSPANLAVYHAFLRPGETVLGLDLDHGGHLTHGSKASVTGKWFNAVHYKLDPLTGRLDMGSVAAMARLHRPKLLVCGHSAWPRIPDFAAFRSIADEVGAILWVDMAHFAGLVAGGVHPNPVVLADVVTTTTHKTLRGPRGGMILCKEKFGSQLDRALFPGLQGGPHMHSIAGIAQALWEASQPEFSQYARNVVTNAEALAEGLRLHGFGLVTGGTQNHLVLVDLRNFSVDGKTFAEALDLAGLVVNANKVPWDDGSASRPSGIRLGTAAVTTRGFGVAEMVQIADWIKDSVDNLDRPAKLEEIRAQTTALARKFPVP is encoded by the coding sequence TGGCTTGCTCGAGCGTGTTGATGAACAAATATTCGGAAGGGTATCCAGGCAAGCGTTTCTATGAAGGTCAGCAAGTGGTTGACCAGGTCGAGAAGCTTGCCATTGCCCGCGCAAAGGCACTATTTGGAGCCGACCACGCGAATGTTCAGCCCTACAGCGGGTCTCCTGCCAATTTGGCGGTATATCATGCTTTCTTGAGACCCGGCGAAACCGTGCTTGGACTTGATCTCGATCACGGAGGTCACTTGACCCATGGATCGAAAGCTTCCGTGACTGGAAAATGGTTCAACGCGGTCCACTACAAGCTGGATCCACTGACTGGCCGTCTCGATATGGGTTCGGTTGCGGCGATGGCTCGTCTACATCGGCCCAAGTTGCTTGTCTGCGGGCATTCCGCTTGGCCCAGAATTCCTGACTTTGCCGCGTTTCGCTCGATCGCAGATGAAGTGGGGGCGATTCTTTGGGTGGACATGGCGCATTTTGCGGGGTTGGTGGCCGGTGGAGTGCATCCCAATCCCGTTGTGCTTGCCGACGTGGTCACGACCACCACCCATAAAACCCTACGGGGACCACGCGGCGGGATGATCCTCTGCAAGGAAAAATTTGGCAGTCAGCTTGATCGAGCCTTGTTTCCAGGTCTGCAAGGGGGACCGCATATGCACAGCATTGCCGGGATTGCCCAAGCGCTTTGGGAAGCTTCCCAGCCTGAATTTTCACAGTACGCCAGGAACGTGGTGACCAATGCGGAGGCGCTCGCAGAAGGGCTGAGGCTTCATGGGTTTGGTTTGGTGACGGGCGGCACCCAAAACCATCTGGTATTGGTGGATCTTCGGAATTTTTCGGTGGATGGGAAAACCTTCGCGGAGGCTCTGGATTTGGCGGGGTTGGTGGTCAATGCCAACAAGGTTCCCTGGGATGACGGGTCCGCTTCGCGGCCCTCGGGAATCCGATTGGGGACCGCTGCTGTGACCACCCGAGGATTCGGCGTTGCGGAAATGGTCCAAATCGCCGATTGGATCAAGGATTCGGTCGACAACCTCGATCGACCGGCGAAGCTCGAGGAAATCCGGGCCCAGACAACCGCATTGGCAAGGAAATTTCCAGTGCCGTAG